GTTTTAATAATTCTTAAACAAAACATTTGTTCTTATAGTACACATTTTGCAGTAGGTATACACATACACATACCGTACcacatggcatggcatatgtgggcaTCCTAATAAAATGAACAGTAGTTCTTAAAAAAATGAACAGTACATATATATGTATGCATGGATCCGAAGCAAACGCAAAGGGCAAAGGGATTTCTTGAGCCACGTACCTGGGAAACGACGCCCAGGACGCCGAGGGAGACCTTGGCCGCGTCGAGGTCAGGATGGTCGGCGCAGAGCTGCCGTACCACCGCGAACCCTTGGCTCCTCGGTGCCGGCGTGACGATCCTCATCCCGACCACGTACTCGTGCACGGCGCCGCCCTTACCCTTGAGCGAACTGCCGTGCGCGCCCGTGGCCAGCAGGCCTCCGATGGTGAGCCCTGACCAGTACGGCGAGTGCGGCAGCGCCAACCCTGCCTCGGCGGCCACCTCGATCAGGTCGCGGAGCACCATGCCGCTTTCTACCGTCATCAACCCCTTGGCGACGTCGACGCTTACCACCCGGTTGAGCCGCTCCGTGCTTATGATGGTGCCGTCGCGGCCGCCGGGGCAGGCCAGCTTGGGGAAGCTGTGGGAGAGCTTGGTGGCCACCTTCACCTTGCGCTTGGCCGCCACAGCGACCGCCACGGCCGCGACTAGCTCCTTCTCGGTGCGCGGGAAGGTGGCGTTGGCGGCGTGGCAGACGGTGCGGTCCGGGAAGGAGCCGTACGCGTTGGAGACAGTGCAATCGGACGTGCCGTGGGCACAGACCACCGGCTCCGGCGGAGGGCTCGAGCCAGCGAGGCCGACCAGCAGGAGCACCAGGAGGAGAACCGTAAGCACCCGGCCACCCTCCATTGCTCAGCTCTTGCAACTACGAATAATGTCTTGAGATAATCAAGGCCCTGAATGCTAGCTACTACTTATATAGCTAGCTCACGGCACGGTATGCAGCACATTCCTCCCTTGTTAAATCGTCCCGTAGCGGAACACGTAACAATCTGTGCAAAGTCAATGGATTGATCACAAACGGAGCATATGATTAGATGGATGAAGATTATCCATCTCCGGTGGGTCACTAGTACGGAACAGGCAAGCAGTGGCGGGCGCAAACAACCTACCAGTCGGCGCGTGTTTTCGGAGCAAACGGCCCAAATGTTTTTACCGAATGTTGATGGCTTTATGCTTGGCCTTGTATTGCATGAATGCATGCATGTGATGTTAGTTGTGTGCATACGCTATGCAGAGCTCGCGTGTAAATTCGTCACAAGCGCACCATCTTGATGCAGCTGCCACATAATACTCCctacgtctgaaaatacttgtcatcaaaatgaataaaagatgatgtatctagatgtattctagttttagatacatccatttttatccattgtgatgacaagtattttcggacggagggagtacattttaggggatattattcataaTTCAAAACATTTTAGGCAAGGAGTGAAAATACGTGTG
This Triticum dicoccoides isolate Atlit2015 ecotype Zavitan unplaced genomic scaffold, WEW_v2.0 scaffold161143, whole genome shotgun sequence DNA region includes the following protein-coding sequences:
- the LOC119344251 gene encoding L-gulonolactone oxidase 2-like, whose protein sequence is MEGGRVLTVLLLVLLLVGLAGSSPPPEPVVCAHGTSDCTVSNAYGSFPDRTVCHAANATFPRTEKELVAAVAVAVAAKRKVKVATKLSHSFPKLACPGGRDGTIISTERLNRVVSVDVAKGLMTVESGMVLRDLIEVAAEAGLALPHSPYWSGLTIGGLLATGAHGSSLKGKGGAVHEYVVGMRIVTPAPRSQGFAVVRQLCADHPDLDAAKVSLGVLGVVSQVTLALEPMFKRSVTFVTRNDSDMAEQAVVWGGLHEFGDMAWLPQQRNVIYRKDNRVAITSVGNDLNDYLALRSSSTADLISGRVMHELLEKKNNTVARCKEAPTSASLFEKPAYGFTNNDSLFMGYPVVG